One Armatimonadota bacterium genomic region harbors:
- a CDS encoding ubiquitin-like small modifier protein 1, with product MATVYLPTPLRRLTQGQARVEVPAGTVDDVVAALDRQFPGLRAQLCDETGEIKSFINVFVNGNEIRTLQGRETQVAEGDEVSIIPAMAGGARRPPVGVLP from the coding sequence ATGGCAACCGTATACCTCCCGACGCCCTTGCGACGCCTGACCCAAGGCCAGGCGAGGGTGGAAGTGCCTGCGGGGACCGTCGACGACGTAGTGGCGGCCCTGGACCGGCAGTTCCCCGGCCTGCGCGCGCAGCTGTGCGACGAAACCGGTGAGATCAAGTCGTTCATCAACGTCTTCGTCAACGGCAACGAGATCCGCACCCTACAGGGGCGCGAGACACAAGTCGCCGAAGGCGACGAGGTCTCGATCATCCCGGCGATGGCGGGCGGGGCTCGGCGGCCGCCGGTCGGGGTGCTGCCATGA
- a CDS encoding cystathionine gamma-synthase, whose product MSRRHRFETRAIHDGQEPEPVTGAVTVPIFATSTFRQRAPAEHTGYEYARTANPTRTALETALASLEEARHGLAFASGMAAITTVAYLLDPGDHVLLPDDVYGGTFRLFVRVLRRYGIDCDFVPMTDLDATERAFRPKTKMVVIETPTNPYLKILDIAALSEMARRRGARTVVDNTFASPYLQQPLRLGADVVVHSTTKYLGGHSDVVGGAVVTDDDRIAQSLRFHQNAVGAVPGPFDCWLVLRGIRTLAARMEQHQRNAARVANFLVEHPRVERVHYPGLPDHPGHALAARQMRGFGGMVSFVVRGGEEAARRVASRTRLFLLAESLGGVESLLDHPASMTHASLSGSPLQVDPGLIRLSVGIEHPDDLVEDLAQALK is encoded by the coding sequence ATGAGCCGCCGCCACCGCTTTGAGACGCGCGCGATCCACGACGGCCAGGAGCCGGAGCCGGTCACCGGTGCCGTGACGGTCCCCATCTTCGCGACCAGCACGTTCCGCCAGCGGGCGCCCGCCGAGCACACGGGCTACGAGTACGCCCGCACCGCAAACCCGACCCGGACCGCACTGGAGACCGCCCTCGCCTCGTTGGAGGAGGCGCGCCACGGCCTGGCCTTCGCATCCGGGATGGCGGCCATCACGACCGTCGCCTACCTGCTGGATCCGGGTGATCACGTGCTGCTGCCCGACGACGTGTACGGCGGTACGTTTCGCCTGTTCGTTCGGGTGCTGCGGCGGTACGGCATCGACTGCGACTTCGTGCCGATGACGGACCTGGATGCGACCGAGCGGGCGTTCCGCCCCAAAACCAAGATGGTCGTGATCGAGACCCCCACCAATCCCTACCTCAAGATCCTCGACATCGCGGCGCTGTCCGAGATGGCGCGCCGTCGCGGCGCACGCACGGTCGTGGACAACACCTTCGCGTCTCCGTACCTCCAGCAGCCGCTGCGATTGGGCGCCGACGTCGTCGTGCACTCCACGACGAAGTACCTGGGGGGTCACTCCGACGTCGTCGGGGGGGCCGTCGTCACCGACGACGATCGGATCGCCCAGAGCCTGCGGTTCCACCAGAACGCTGTCGGGGCCGTGCCCGGGCCGTTTGACTGCTGGCTGGTCCTGCGGGGCATCCGCACCCTGGCCGCACGGATGGAACAGCACCAGCGCAACGCCGCGCGCGTCGCGAACTTCCTCGTCGAGCACCCGCGCGTCGAGCGCGTGCACTATCCGGGGCTGCCCGACCACCCGGGCCACGCGCTGGCCGCGCGCCAGATGCGCGGGTTCGGCGGGATGGTGTCGTTCGTCGTGCGAGGGGGCGAGGAGGCCGCGCGGCGCGTGGCGTCGCGCACGAGGCTGTTTTTGCTGGCCGAAAGCCTCGGGGGCGTGGAGAGCCTGCTGGACCACCCGGCGAGCATGACCCACGCGTCGCTGAGCGGATCCCCGCTGCAGGTCGACCCCGGACTGATCCGCCTGTCGGTGGGCATCGAACACCCCGACGACCTCGTGGAGGACCTGGCACAAGCCCTAAAGTGA
- a CDS encoding PadR family transcriptional regulator — METDRVSSARALRGRRPAQDRLLAPRGLIRFTVLRLLFDEPMSGSEVVSEIEARTRGVWRPSPGSIYPLLEWMVRRGYIRMREARAGLKRYELTDYGREALREQTETLLGRLPWVDLLLSFSPAFVEGQQEVAELWEGLRHVLAQVNDLVDRLRATQDGAAAAAARSELEALAMRLRELATRLDAAVSR, encoded by the coding sequence ATGGAGACGGACCGAGTAAGCTCGGCGCGCGCTCTGCGCGGTCGGCGACCGGCCCAGGACCGTTTGCTGGCACCCCGAGGGCTGATCCGGTTCACCGTCCTCCGGCTGCTGTTCGACGAGCCGATGTCCGGGTCGGAGGTCGTCTCGGAGATCGAAGCCCGCACGCGCGGTGTGTGGAGGCCCAGCCCCGGGTCGATCTACCCGCTGTTGGAGTGGATGGTTAGACGGGGCTACATCCGCATGCGCGAAGCGCGCGCCGGGCTGAAGCGCTACGAGCTGACCGATTACGGCAGGGAGGCACTGCGTGAACAGACCGAGACGTTGCTCGGCCGCCTGCCCTGGGTCGACCTGCTGCTGTCGTTTTCGCCCGCGTTCGTGGAGGGCCAACAGGAGGTCGCCGAGCTGTGGGAGGGTCTGAGGCACGTCCTCGCGCAGGTGAACGACCTGGTGGACCGCCTGCGTGCCACGCAGGACGGCGCCGCCGCTGCGGCGGCACGCTCGGAACTCGAGGCCCTGGCGATGCGTCTCCGGGAGTTGGCCACGAGACTCGACGCTGCCGTGTCCCGGTGA
- a CDS encoding M67 family metallopeptidase, producing MLTLTSRQVVEMVAHARQEAPNECCGLLFGREGRVERVFRGTNVDRSPLTYRMDPRELLEIPRMEAQGLNLVGIYHSHPASPAVPSRTDVARAYYPDVAYVIVSLAAAEPDVRAYRIADGRVEDVELVIR from the coding sequence ATGCTGACGCTGACCTCCCGGCAGGTGGTGGAGATGGTGGCGCACGCCCGGCAGGAGGCGCCCAACGAGTGCTGTGGCCTGCTGTTCGGTCGCGAGGGGCGGGTCGAGCGCGTCTTCCGCGGCACCAACGTCGACCGCAGCCCCCTCACCTACCGAATGGATCCTCGGGAGCTGCTGGAGATCCCCCGCATGGAAGCTCAGGGCCTGAACCTGGTGGGCATCTACCACTCGCACCCCGCCTCCCCCGCGGTGCCGTCCCGGACCGACGTCGCGCGTGCCTACTACCCGGATGTGGCCTACGTCATCGTTTCGCTGGCCGCTGCCGAGCCCGACGTCCGTGCCTACCGCATCGCCGACGGCCGGGTGGAGGACGTGGAACTGGTGATCCGATGA
- a CDS encoding Ppx/GppA phosphatase family protein — translation MLRAAIDIGTHSVRLLVAEITGGRVVPVLRRMEITRLGEGLDDALILAPQAIGRTVRAVREFFDQARAAGARRVVVFGTSAVREARNRATLERDLSPICLRVLTGTQEADLAFRGVVAGLDGLPQPALVVDVGGGSTELVLGTREAVRSRVSLPLGAVRLTERFCRSDPVADVEAEALCRTVSAALRPHRSTFAGAAQAVGVGGTVTSLAAIDQGLDPYDPQRVHGYRIPASRLASIARGLCAMPLALRRRLPGLQPQRAEVICAGALIVQTVLEEIGLPDIVASEADLLWGALLEL, via the coding sequence GTGCTCCGCGCCGCGATCGACATCGGCACCCACTCCGTGCGTCTGCTCGTCGCGGAGATCACCGGAGGCCGCGTCGTGCCGGTGCTCCGGCGCATGGAGATCACCCGCCTGGGCGAGGGTCTGGACGACGCGCTCATCCTCGCCCCGCAGGCGATCGGACGCACCGTGCGGGCGGTGCGGGAGTTTTTCGATCAGGCGCGCGCGGCCGGGGCGAGGCGGGTCGTCGTCTTCGGCACGAGCGCCGTCCGCGAGGCGCGCAACCGTGCCACGCTAGAGCGTGACCTCAGCCCCATCTGCCTGAGGGTCCTCACCGGTACCCAGGAAGCCGATCTGGCCTTCCGGGGCGTGGTCGCCGGACTGGACGGTCTGCCGCAACCGGCGCTCGTGGTGGACGTCGGCGGCGGCAGCACCGAACTCGTCCTTGGAACGCGTGAGGCCGTCCGCTCGCGCGTCAGCCTCCCGCTGGGGGCGGTGCGTCTGACCGAGCGGTTCTGCCGCAGCGATCCGGTGGCGGACGTGGAGGCCGAGGCGCTGTGCCGGACCGTGTCGGCGGCGCTGCGCCCGCACCGCTCGACGTTCGCCGGTGCCGCCCAGGCGGTCGGGGTCGGCGGCACGGTAACGTCGCTGGCGGCGATCGATCAGGGTCTGGATCCTTACGATCCACAGCGCGTCCACGGATACCGCATCCCCGCAAGCCGTCTCGCGTCGATCGCGCGCGGACTGTGTGCGATGCCGCTGGCGCTGCGGCGCCGACTGCCCGGTCTGCAGCCGCAACGGGCGGAGGTCATCTGTGCGGGTGCGCTCATCGTGCAGACCGTGCTTGAGGAGATCGGCCTGCCCGACATCGTCGCCAGCGAAGCCGATCTGCTCTGGGGGGCGCTGCTGGAGTTGTGA
- the lipB gene encoding lipoyl(octanoyl) transferase LipB encodes MRRDGLQRGRRGSVVRMARRSVWRLDLPGTADYRETWDLQRRLVMARQRGEVPDVLLLVEHPPVITCGRATRPEHLPVPRETLRRQGFQVFDVERGGSVTYHGPGQLVGYPIVDLRAYDENVVGYVRMLERTIVQCLAAFGIEGATRPGFTGVWVGQKKIAAIGVAVKRRVTMHGFALNVNTNLAHFDVINPCGIAYVPTSMERLLGFPQDLGIVRDAYGRAFEDVFQVALCATALEELPSAAASV; translated from the coding sequence ATGAGACGAGACGGCCTCCAACGCGGGCGCCGGGGGAGCGTGGTGCGCATGGCGCGACGCAGCGTCTGGCGGTTGGATCTTCCTGGGACGGCGGACTACCGCGAAACCTGGGATCTGCAGCGCCGGCTGGTAATGGCCCGGCAGCGCGGCGAGGTCCCCGACGTCCTGCTGCTGGTGGAGCACCCACCCGTGATCACTTGCGGCCGCGCGACCCGCCCCGAGCACCTGCCGGTCCCGCGCGAGACGCTGCGGCGGCAGGGATTCCAAGTGTTCGACGTCGAGCGGGGTGGCAGCGTCACCTATCACGGCCCGGGACAGCTCGTCGGTTACCCGATCGTCGACCTGCGCGCCTACGACGAGAACGTCGTCGGATACGTCCGGATGCTGGAGCGGACCATCGTCCAGTGCCTGGCCGCCTTCGGCATCGAAGGCGCAACGCGGCCGGGGTTTACGGGGGTGTGGGTCGGACAGAAGAAGATCGCCGCGATCGGCGTCGCGGTCAAGAGGCGCGTCACCATGCACGGGTTTGCGCTGAACGTGAACACGAACCTCGCGCACTTCGACGTGATCAATCCCTGCGGGATCGCCTACGTGCCGACTTCGATGGAGAGGCTTCTGGGCTTTCCCCAGGACCTCGGCATCGTACGGGACGCGTACGGCCGCGCATTCGAAGACGTCTTCCAGGTGGCTCTCTGCGCGACGGCCCTGGAGGAACTCCCCTCCGCAGCCGCCTCCGTCTAG
- a CDS encoding ABC transporter ATP-binding protein, translated as MVGNSAKRPVFAFALRAVQPPQPSTPSQTGSFVSAEAPRAQVRLRGVTKRYGDVEAVHDLTLDVGGGEILVLLGPSGCGKTTVLRLIAGLEVPDVGEIEIAGRTVAGRRWVPPEVRGVGMVFQDYALFPHLNVADNVAFGLRRWSRAHRIRRVEEVLALVGLDRLAGRFPHELSGGEQQRVALARALAPGPQVLLLDEPLSNLDAELRAGMRAELRRVLKAAGTTAILVTHDQEEAFAIADRIGVLSRGRLWQVGSPEEIYHAPACRFVADFVGEAGFVQGYVADHRVVTELGDFHCLDLPQGMRVEVMLRPSDLRLHVADDGPGVVVSRYFRGSENAYDVRLPSGAVLRCRQTGVRPLPPGTRVRIEPVCEHPIVFPADGSPEIGR; from the coding sequence TTGGTCGGAAACTCAGCCAAGCGGCCCGTCTTCGCGTTCGCCCTGCGCGCCGTTCAGCCTCCTCAACCTTCCACGCCCTCCCAGACCGGATCGTTCGTGTCGGCAGAAGCTCCCCGCGCCCAGGTGCGCCTGCGCGGCGTCACCAAGCGCTACGGGGACGTCGAAGCGGTGCACGACCTGACGCTGGATGTCGGGGGCGGAGAGATCCTCGTGCTCCTCGGGCCCAGCGGCTGCGGAAAGACCACCGTGCTGCGGCTGATCGCCGGCCTGGAGGTGCCCGACGTCGGCGAGATCGAGATCGCGGGCCGCACGGTCGCGGGCCGACGCTGGGTGCCTCCGGAGGTGCGCGGCGTCGGCATGGTCTTCCAGGACTACGCATTGTTCCCCCACCTCAACGTCGCAGACAACGTGGCGTTCGGCTTGCGCCGCTGGAGTCGTGCGCACCGCATCCGACGCGTCGAAGAGGTCTTGGCCCTCGTCGGGCTGGATCGGCTGGCGGGGCGCTTCCCGCACGAACTGTCCGGAGGTGAGCAGCAGCGCGTCGCTCTGGCGAGGGCGCTGGCCCCCGGCCCGCAGGTCCTGCTGCTCGACGAACCGCTCAGCAACCTGGATGCGGAGTTGCGCGCCGGCATGCGCGCCGAACTGCGCCGGGTCCTCAAGGCCGCGGGGACGACGGCGATCCTCGTGACGCACGATCAGGAGGAGGCGTTCGCGATCGCCGATCGAATCGGCGTCCTCAGCCGCGGCCGGCTGTGGCAGGTGGGCTCGCCCGAGGAGATCTATCACGCGCCGGCCTGCCGGTTCGTCGCCGATTTCGTGGGCGAGGCGGGGTTTGTGCAGGGATACGTGGCGGACCATCGGGTGGTCACCGAGCTGGGCGACTTCCACTGTCTGGATCTCCCCCAGGGCATGCGCGTCGAGGTGATGCTGCGCCCGTCGGACCTGCGCCTGCACGTCGCCGATGACGGCCCGGGCGTCGTGGTCTCCCGCTACTTCCGCGGCTCCGAGAACGCCTACGACGTGCGGCTGCCGTCCGGCGCGGTCCTCCGCTGCCGCCAGACGGGTGTGCGGCCACTTCCCCCCGGCACACGCGTGCGCATCGAACCGGTCTGCGAGCACCCGATCGTCTTCCCGGCAGACGGCAGCCCGGAGATCGGACGGTGA
- a CDS encoding sigma-70 family RNA polymerase sigma factor, protein MDCEEAALTTKQERHVRNGLAETRHASDVRARFEAIVSEHLDALYGAALRLTRNRADAEDLLQETLLKAWRSFHTFEEGTNARAWLFRILMNAHIDRYRKTTREPETTDVEDIGDFYLYSKVQESQQMRLVGDPEKLLDNVMEQEVREALESLPEHFRGAVILADLQGFSYKEIADILGVPVGTVMSRLFRGRRLLQRKLWDYVRDHHRVSTARGEAVGL, encoded by the coding sequence ATGGACTGCGAGGAAGCGGCGTTGACCACCAAACAGGAGCGGCACGTGAGGAACGGGCTGGCTGAGACCCGGCACGCGAGCGACGTGCGGGCACGGTTCGAGGCGATCGTCTCGGAGCACCTCGATGCGCTGTACGGCGCGGCGCTCCGGCTGACGCGGAACCGGGCGGACGCAGAAGACCTCCTCCAGGAGACGCTGTTGAAGGCGTGGCGCTCGTTCCACACGTTCGAAGAGGGCACCAACGCGCGGGCCTGGCTGTTCCGGATCCTGATGAACGCCCACATCGACCGCTACCGCAAGACGACGCGGGAGCCCGAAACCACCGACGTCGAGGACATCGGGGACTTCTACCTGTACTCCAAGGTCCAGGAGTCCCAGCAGATGCGCTTGGTGGGCGACCCCGAGAAGCTGCTGGACAACGTGATGGAGCAGGAAGTCCGCGAGGCGCTGGAGTCGCTGCCCGAACACTTCCGGGGAGCAGTGATCCTGGCCGACCTACAAGGGTTCTCCTACAAGGAGATCGCCGACATCCTCGGCGTTCCGGTCGGAACCGTGATGTCGCGCCTGTTCCGCGGGCGCCGGCTTTTGCAGCGCAAGCTGTGGGACTACGTGCGCGACCACCACCGTGTCAGCACAGCGAGGGGCGAGGCCGTTGGACTGTAA
- a CDS encoding cystathionine beta-synthase, giving the protein MSVSPPQLLHEQIYDSILDVVGNTPLVRLHRVTHGIRADVVAKCEFLNPGGSVKDRIGIAIVEQAERTGRLQPGGVVVEATSGNTGVGLAIAAALRGYRTIFVMPDKMSQEKIQLLRAFGARVVITPTAVAPDDPRSYYSVSRRLAQETPNAFYADQYHNPANPRAHYETTGPEIWQQSGGRVDVVVIGMGTGGTITGVGRYLKERNPSVKVIGVDPVGSLYTEYFRTGRLGQAHTYKVEGIGEDFLPGTMDFSVVDEVVQVTDRESFLMTRRLVREEGLFCGGSSGSAMAGALRYLRSLPDHGEGKRVVVVLPDSGSRYLSKVFSDEWMRENGFLASQVGTVEDLLRTKGGELICAEPTDTIASVIAKMKQRDVSQLPVLEGGRLVGMISEVDLLNALLEGAYGPNDAIRPVTDPAAVTVPPDTAIEDLAELFLTTNAVIVTEGGAVRGIVTKIDVIDFLSQRVVP; this is encoded by the coding sequence ATGAGCGTCTCACCACCGCAACTCCTGCACGAGCAGATCTACGACTCGATCCTCGACGTCGTCGGGAACACGCCCCTGGTGCGGCTGCACCGCGTCACGCACGGGATCCGCGCCGACGTCGTCGCCAAGTGTGAGTTTCTGAACCCAGGCGGCTCGGTGAAGGACCGGATCGGGATCGCGATCGTCGAGCAGGCCGAACGGACCGGTCGGCTCCAACCCGGTGGGGTGGTCGTCGAGGCCACCTCGGGGAACACGGGGGTCGGGCTGGCCATCGCGGCCGCGCTGCGCGGTTACCGCACGATCTTCGTGATGCCCGACAAGATGAGCCAGGAGAAGATCCAGCTGCTGCGGGCGTTCGGTGCGCGGGTCGTCATCACGCCGACCGCCGTGGCACCCGACGATCCACGCTCGTACTACAGCGTCAGCCGTCGCCTGGCCCAAGAAACCCCCAACGCCTTCTACGCCGACCAGTACCACAATCCAGCCAACCCGCGTGCCCACTACGAGACCACCGGGCCGGAGATCTGGCAGCAGAGCGGTGGGCGCGTGGACGTCGTCGTGATCGGCATGGGGACTGGCGGGACGATCACAGGGGTCGGACGCTACCTGAAGGAGCGCAACCCGTCGGTCAAAGTCATCGGCGTCGATCCCGTCGGGTCGCTGTACACTGAATATTTCCGCACCGGCCGGCTCGGCCAAGCCCACACGTACAAGGTCGAGGGGATCGGCGAGGACTTCCTGCCGGGGACGATGGACTTCTCCGTCGTCGACGAGGTCGTCCAGGTCACCGACCGTGAGTCGTTCCTGATGACGCGCCGGCTGGTGCGCGAGGAGGGTCTGTTCTGCGGGGGGAGCAGCGGGTCGGCGATGGCGGGAGCGCTGCGCTATTTGCGCTCGCTGCCGGACCACGGCGAGGGCAAGCGCGTCGTGGTGGTCCTCCCGGACTCCGGATCCCGCTACCTCTCGAAGGTTTTCTCCGATGAGTGGATGCGGGAGAATGGCTTCCTTGCGTCCCAGGTGGGAACGGTAGAGGACCTGCTGCGCACCAAGGGCGGGGAGTTGATCTGCGCCGAACCTACCGACACGATCGCCTCGGTGATCGCGAAGATGAAGCAGCGCGACGTCTCCCAGTTGCCCGTGCTCGAAGGCGGCCGGCTCGTGGGGATGATCAGTGAGGTGGACCTGCTGAATGCGCTGCTCGAAGGCGCCTACGGGCCCAACGACGCCATCCGTCCGGTCACCGATCCGGCCGCGGTGACGGTGCCGCCGGACACCGCGATCGAGGACCTGGCCGAGCTGTTCCTGACGACGAACGCCGTCATCGTGACCGAGGGCGGGGCCGTGCGCGGCATCGTCACCAAGATCGACGTCATCGACTTCCTCAGCCAGCGGGTGGTGCCTTGA
- a CDS encoding Rrf2 family transcriptional regulator, producing the protein MRISTRAEYGIRALIDLAMFGHRGPVQTRDIGRRQGLPEPYLNQLLGTLRRAGFVVSKRGPHGGHLLARPAEAIRLDEVFLVLEGTTSPWECVDTDDPNCIYAPGCGLRPLWLRIKEATDQVLRSTTLADLLPEHPLSMPRTPDRTVAPRA; encoded by the coding sequence ATGAGAATCTCCACGCGCGCCGAGTACGGCATCCGGGCCCTCATCGATCTGGCCATGTTCGGCCACCGCGGACCCGTCCAGACGCGCGACATCGGGCGCCGCCAGGGTCTGCCCGAGCCTTATCTCAACCAGCTGCTGGGCACCCTCCGCCGGGCCGGATTCGTGGTCAGCAAGCGCGGCCCGCACGGCGGCCACCTCCTCGCCCGACCCGCCGAGGCGATCCGGCTCGACGAGGTCTTCCTGGTGCTCGAGGGCACGACGTCGCCGTGGGAGTGCGTGGACACCGACGATCCCAACTGCATCTACGCACCCGGCTGCGGGTTGCGGCCGCTTTGGTTGCGGATCAAGGAAGCCACCGACCAGGTGCTGCGCAGCACCACGCTGGCCGACCTGCTGCCCGAACATCCGCTGTCGATGCCGCGCACGCCCGACCGCACCGTTGCTCCGCGCGCCTGA
- the rsrA gene encoding mycothiol system anti-sigma-R factor, translating to MDCKEFEAQLWAFLDGELDDGVCAELRSHLDVCPECLGHYRFEGALKRLLQRCCCEPAPELVRRRLIRLVARLSE from the coding sequence TTGGACTGTAAGGAGTTCGAAGCCCAGCTGTGGGCCTTCCTCGACGGCGAGCTCGACGACGGCGTGTGCGCCGAGTTGCGCTCCCACCTCGATGTGTGTCCGGAGTGCCTGGGCCACTACCGCTTCGAAGGTGCCCTCAAGCGGCTCCTGCAGCGCTGCTGCTGCGAACCCGCCCCCGAACTCGTACGCCGCCGCCTCATCCGTCTGGTCGCCCGGCTTTCGGAGTAG
- a CDS encoding cysteine synthase: MAYRFELRRPPIGEEILHRIGNTPLLRLRRLKQGLPEAVEVYVKAEWFNPGGSVKDRPVLRMIEDAERDGRLTPDKVLLDSTSGNAGIAYAMIGAARGYRVTLVMPANASEERKRIIRAYGAEIVCSDPLEGSDGAILLAREIHARDPDRYFKPDQYNNPSNWRAHYDTTGPEIIAQTEGRITHFVATLGTTGTVVGVGRRLREFSDAVEVIAVEPDDPLHGIEGLKHIATSIRPGIYDPSVHHRKVGVDTESAYRMARTLARQEGLFVGPSTGAAVEVALRVAREIPSGVIVALAPDGGDRYLSTALWRDVT; encoded by the coding sequence ATGGCGTACCGCTTCGAACTCCGCAGACCGCCGATCGGCGAGGAGATCCTGCATCGGATCGGCAACACGCCGTTGCTGCGCCTGCGTCGGCTGAAGCAAGGCCTGCCGGAAGCCGTCGAGGTCTACGTGAAGGCCGAGTGGTTCAACCCAGGCGGCTCGGTCAAGGACAGGCCGGTACTGCGGATGATCGAGGACGCCGAGCGCGACGGCCGGCTGACGCCGGACAAGGTCCTCCTCGACTCGACATCAGGCAACGCCGGCATCGCCTATGCGATGATCGGGGCGGCCCGCGGCTACCGTGTGACCCTGGTGATGCCGGCGAACGCGAGCGAGGAGCGCAAGCGGATCATCCGCGCCTACGGCGCGGAAATCGTCTGTTCCGACCCGCTGGAAGGATCCGACGGGGCGATCCTCCTGGCGCGCGAGATCCACGCGCGGGATCCCGACCGGTACTTCAAGCCGGACCAGTACAACAACCCGTCGAACTGGCGGGCCCACTACGACACCACCGGCCCGGAGATCATCGCGCAGACCGAGGGCCGCATCACGCACTTCGTCGCCACGCTGGGCACGACCGGTACCGTGGTCGGGGTCGGCCGCAGGCTGCGGGAGTTCTCGGACGCCGTCGAGGTGATCGCGGTCGAGCCCGACGATCCCCTGCACGGCATCGAGGGACTCAAACACATCGCGACGTCGATCCGGCCCGGCATCTACGACCCGTCGGTCCACCACCGCAAGGTCGGTGTGGACACGGAGTCGGCGTACCGGATGGCGCGCACGCTCGCGAGGCAGGAGGGGCTGTTCGTCGGCCCCTCGACCGGCGCCGCCGTCGAGGTCGCGCTGCGCGTGGCACGCGAGATCCCCTCGGGGGTGATCGTAGCCCTCGCCCCCGACGGCGGGGACAGGTACCTCAGCACCGCGCTGTGGAGGGACGTCACCTGA